A region of Colletotrichum higginsianum IMI 349063 chromosome 10, whole genome shotgun sequence DNA encodes the following proteins:
- a CDS encoding Carboxypeptidase: MSKLLRLFTCFVALAAWASAAGTFRVREPPESLCPTAGDGMVGYYDFDDDAKHLFFWFAESRGDPANDPLVLWMSGGPGASSVAFGLFEELGPCLIEKPGAAKGNQYAWNSNANVLFVDQPVRVGYSYSDDPVKTLAEATEDMYRFLAAFIAEYPRFASQDFYIIGESFGGTWVPALARAIDYKQSSPMAHLVRATSAGNASRPINLKGIGLGNAQLSQALQWPGFYPTGCGGEEPLFNATACAAMEAGMAECVAMLEICAGSADVCGPVLDRCRRQSVFLILETGLNPYDFRKPCKVPGLCFEEAVWVEEYLNSTGAREALGVPLDVQFNNVDEELGADFLASGDMAVDPIGWVEDLLDKTTGTQEYRVLIYAGNKDWFCNAEGERRMADGIRWEHQSSFQAARARDWSVRGHVAGNLKEYGRLAFAEVYDAGHMVPADKPEEALFLINSWLGGSL, translated from the exons ATGTCCAAGTTACTACGACTCTTCACTTGCTTTgttgccctcgccgcctgggCCAGCGCGGCCGGGACCTTTCGGGTTCGTGAGCCGCCCGAGTCGCTATGTCCCACGGCGGGCGACGGCATGGTTGGCTATTACGACTTTG ATGACGACGCCAAACACTTGTTCTTCTGGTTTGCTGAGAGCCGCGGTGACCCCGCCAACGACCCCTTGGTGCTCTGGATGAGTGGCGGCCCTGGAGCCTCCTCGGTGGCTTTTGGCTTGTTTGAAGAGCTTGGCCCCTGCTTGATCGAGAAGCCGGGTGCTGCCAAGGGGAACCAGTACGCGTGGAACAGCAATGCCAACGTCCTCTTTGTCGA TCAGCCCGTCAGAGTAGGGTACTCGTACTCGGACGATCCGGTCAAGACACTCGCCGAGGCGACGGAGGACATGTACCGCTTCCTCGCTGCCTTCATCGCGGAGTACCCCCGTTTCGCATCGCAGGACTTTTACATCATAGGCGAGTCCTTCGGCGGGACGTGGGTCCCCGCCCTCGCGCGCGCCATCGACTACAAGCAGTCGTCCCCGATGGCGCACCTCGTCCGCGCGACCTCGGCGGGGAACGCCAGCCGCCCCATCAACCTCAAGGGCATCGGTCTCGGGAACGCCCAGCTGTCGCAGGCGCTGCAGTGGCCGGGCTTCTACCCGACCGGCTGCGGGGGCGAGGAGCCGCTCTTCAACGCGaccgcctgcgccgccatGGAGGCCGGCATGGCCGAGTGCGTCGCGATGCTCGAGATCTGCGCCGGCAGCGCCGACGTCTGCGGCCCCGTGCTCGaccggtgccgccggcagagcgtcttcctcatcctcgagaCCGGGCTCAACCCGTACGACTTCCGCAAGCCCTGCAAGGTCCCGGGCCTGTgcttcgaggaggccgtgTGGGTCGAGGAGTACCTCAACTCGACGGGGGCCAGGGAGGCGCTTGGCGTGCCTCTGGACGTCCAGTTCAACAACGTTGACGAGGAACTGGGTGCCGACTTCCTCGCTTCCGGCGACATGGCCGTGGATCCGATCGGATGGGTGGAGGATCTTCTCGACAAG ACCACCGGAACCCAGGAGTACCGTGTGTTGATCTACGCCGGGAACAAGGACTGGTTCTGcaacgccgagggcgagcgGCGCATGGCCGACGGGATCCGTTGGGAGCACCAGAGCAGCTTTCAGGCCGCGCGGGCGAGGGACTGGTCCGTACGAGGGCACGTCGCCGGCAACCTGAAGGAGTACGGCAGGTTGGCGTTCGCCGAGGTGTATGATGCAGGGCACATGGTCCCCGCGGACAAGCCGGAGGAGGCGCTTTTCCTCATCAACAGCTGGCTAGGCGGATCCTTGTAG
- a CDS encoding 1-aminocyclopropane-1-carboxylate synthase-like protein, whose product MSPLPPSKRGWDTVRPDLMIDLSRRLAADEYHPIKNPEGIVDLGSAINCLMQQDLGPWVRRRLKGLPTAEHLQYNDTQGSAKLLRSVAGFMNWYFRCRKPLVQDNVLIANGVTTLLNSLAFSIADEGSAVLMPTPSYGMFSHDVVTRNSLHLVPVPCDDIVEERFRCRQGGAGESSRWQSELVRRLEKTLGDTQSNGSRTAAVLLANPENPLGRCYDQEVLLEVSRFCEENRMHLVVDEIYAATAFSRHHSMLGLDLGSNAENVHVLWGMSKDFGCGGLRLGFLATYNAKLHAAMRTLSMFGWVSAWSAAVASAILDDRRFLQNTYFPTLERRLDTRRKQVLARLTQLDVPFVAPEAGFFVFVDLSRWLDKDAAQTRRGSAELELLSRLMAHRVFLEPGQAFFSARPGWFRLNFGNDDETVNLGLRKLAAFLQSDTFRESIDDAEDNGFEKHGQTPPRPDETTRFQRWRRTLCFGPGDDA is encoded by the exons ATGTCTCCTCTGCCTCCCTCCAAGAGGGGCTGGGATACAGTCCGGCCGGATCTCATGATAGACCTCAGCAGGAGACTGGCGGCGGATGAGTACCATCCCATCAAGAACCCAGAGGGCATCGTAGATTTGGGATCGGCCATCAATTGTTTGATGCAGCAAGACCTCGGCCCCTGggtccggcgccgcctcAAAGGCCTGCCTACCGCAGAGC ACCTCCAGTACAACGACACCCAGGGCTCTGCCAAGCTCCTGCGGTCCGTCGCGGGTTTTATGAACTGGTACTTCCGGTGCCGCAAGCCTCTCGTACAGGATAACGTCCTGATCGCCAACGGCGTGACCACCCTGCTGAACTCGCTGGCCTTCAGCATCGCCGACGAAGGCAGCGCCGTTCTcatgccgacgccgagctaCGGCATGTTCTCCCACGACGTCGTTACCAGAAACTCGCTCCACCTCGTCCCCGTGCCCTGcgacgacatcgtcgaggagCGCTTCCGATGCCGCCAGGGGGGCGCCGGGGAGTCCTCGCGTTGGCAATCCGAGCTCGTTCGCCGCCTGGAGAAGACTCTCGGGGACACCCAGTCCAACGGGAGTAGAACCGCGGCCGTCCTGTTGGCGAACCCCGAGAACCCCCTGGGCCGCTGCTACGATCAGGAAGTGCTGCTGGAGGTCTCGCGGTTCTGCGAGGAGAACCGGATGCACCTTGTCGTGGACGAGATCTacgcggcgacggcgtttTCGAGGCATCACAGCATGCTCGGCTTGGACCTCGGGTCCAACGCGGAGAACGTGCATGTCCTCTGGGGCATGAGCAAG GACTTCGGATGCGGTGGTCTCCGGCTCGGGTTCCTGGCCACGTACAACGCGAAGCTCCATGCCGCAATGAGGACTCTGAG CATGTTTGGCTGGGTCAGTGCATGGAGCGCGGCCGTGGCATCCGCGATTCTCGACGATAGACGCTTCCTGCAAAACACCTACTTCCCAACTCTGGAAAGACGGCTGGATACCCGCAGGAAGCAAGTGCTGGCACGGCTCACCCAGCTAGACGTCCCTTTCGTAGCACCGGAggccggcttcttcgtctttgtCGATCTCTCGAGGTGGCTCGACAAGGACGCTGCACAAACCCGACGCGGCAGCGCAGAGCTCGAGTTGCTATCTCGCCTCATGGCCCACCGTGTGTTTCTGGAGCCGGGCCAG GCCTTCTTCTCTGCTAGACCGGGCTGGTTCCGTCTGAACTTTGGGAACGACGACGAAACCGTCAATCTGGGCCTCAGAAAACTGGCCGCCTTCTTACAGTCAGACACATTTCGGGAGAGTATAGATGATGCCGAGGACAACGGCTTTGAGAAGCATGGCCAAACACCTCCTCGCCCAGACGAGACTACACGATTCCAGCGATGGAGACGCACGCTTTGTTTTGGACCAGGGGACGATGCGTAG
- a CDS encoding ABC transporter transmembrane region, translating to MASSAWLDMIVAGVLGDYPVTTVQSPLSVEEESMWLPASPHVYVAVFAQLVSTFCLLTYTVLIRPWRREPAIQLVRPFGRSRLFEIALQICIAAYCVRGLVLLQQRAESRVQTHIIFPLLLFSTSCIGALSNIVGLLLGQPSTARSVYHLLGSLTWAFFDSSSLPRPSPLPLDRLFPWVLAATSLLDVFHAGPGSSRPKGTTVPSSSTQSSSSSSLVEKLSYSWLGRIIQVQDVLRLDDLPENPALAPSEEYEARLVEAAAGSSPETAATHLYWRFIAREHRRQLVVSSLLRLACDASLFAIPWQLQRLLTRPTAASVMAMFCSRVLGALAGNFSGYHLRRLAVQYRSALSSALHRKTLRLGDFSPGGDDAPVADLSTLAEVDTLVLFRSAQSFPDVWNMPVQVALCLGGLAILLPYPAFIAILVLIAIMFPVLSLLLRSMAVWISSNLAAKDARAKLLAEVLGSIQGIKMHAWEPVFVRSIAERRARELETLRNAAVSASGLVAYMQTMPSALTLAAFGVVLLMRRPLTNELVFAAIMLFAMLNATLGQLSGLASTVQSVHASSRRIQAYLSLSETKIAAADGLGLLLTPTSTTRSWSPDMPILSHDDLEVGWPGAAAPLIRNGSLSIGPGELTVITGAMGCGKSTLLLSLCRHVERARRRHSSRPQIAYVGQKPVLVRGSIRDNILFGRPYDAQRYAQSVRACCLHVDFARLRDGDGTLIAGSSALSGGQCARICLARAAYSRADVYLLDDPLAALDVRVASHITHHLLGPGGLLDGSTRVVCTSHALLVRKADSLYEIAGGTIRNALGNSGHVHLVDGAEEPTNAALEADVEEANISDTPTSLTKVVCLFSGLPRLKS from the exons ATGGCGTCTTCGGCATGGCTTGACATGATCGTAGCCGGGGTTCTCGGAGACTACCCAGTAACAACAGTTCAGAGTCCGCTGTCGGTTGAAGAAGAGTCCATGTGGCTGCCGGCATCTCCTCACGTTTACGTGGCCGT GTTCGCTCAACTGGTGTCGACCTTCTGCTTGTTGACTTACACCGTCTTGATCCGGCCTTGGAGACGAGAACCAGCAATCCAACTCGTGCGGCCCTTTGGAAGAAGCCGGCTTTTTGAAATC GCCCTCCAAATCTGCATCGCGGCGTACTGCGTCCGGGGTCTGGTACTCTTGCAACAACGAGCCGAGTCGCGAGTGCAGACGCATATCATattccccctcctcctcttctctaCTTCATGCATCGGGGCCCTGTCCAACATCGtgggcctcctcctcggccagcccTCGACAGCCAGAAGCGTCTACCACCTACTCGGCTCTTTGACATGGGCCTTTTTCGACTCCTCCTCTCTGCCTCgaccctcccctctcccacTGGACCGGCTGTTCCCCTGGGTCCTGGCTGCGACGTCtctcctcgacgtcttccACGCCGGTCCCGGCTCTTCTCGACCAAAGGGGACGACGGTGCCCTCCAGCTCGACacagagcagcagcagcagcagcctggtAGAGAAGCTGTCGTACAGCTGGCTGGGCCGTATCATCCAAGTCCAGGACGTCCTCCGCCTGGACGACCTCCCGGAGAACCCGGCGCTCGCCCCGTCGGAAGAGTACGAGGCACGGctcgtcgaagccgccgccgggtccTCGCCCGAGACGGCCGCAACCCACCTGTACTGGCGCTTCATCGCGCGCGagcaccgccgccagctcgtcgtcagcagcctcctccgcctcgcctGCGACGCCTCCCTCTTCGCGATCCCCTGGCAGCTCCAGCGGCTGCTGACCCGCCCCACGGCCGCCAGCGTCATGGCCATGTTCTGCTcccgcgtcctcggcgccctcgccggcaacTTCAGCGGCTACCACCTCCGGAGGCTCGCCGTGCAGTACCGGAGCGCCCTCTCGTCGGCGCTTCACCGGAAGAcgctccgcctcggcgactTCAGCCCCGGCGGTGACGACGCGCCCGTTGCCGACCTCTCgaccctcgccgaggtcgacacCCTGGTGCTCTTCCGCAGCGCCCAGAGCTTTCCCGACGTGTGGAACATGCCGGTCCAGGTCGCTCTCTGCCTGGGCGGCTTGGCCATTCTGCTGCCTTACCCGGCGTTCATCGCCATCCTTGTTTTAATC GCAATCATGTTCCCCGTCCtgagcctcctcctccggtCCATGGCCGTCTGGATCTCGAGCAACCtggccgccaaggacgccCGCGCGAagctgctggccgaggtgctcGGGTCGATCCAGGGCATCAAGATGCACGCGTGGGAGCCCGTCTTCGTCCGGTCCATCGCCGAGCGGCGCGCCAGGGAGCTCGAGACCCTGCGGAACGCCGCCGTGTCGGCCTCCGGGCTGGTCGCCTACATGCAGACGATGCCGTCCGCCCTGACGCTGGCCgccttcggcgtcgtcctcctgATGCGCCGGCCGCTGACCAACGagctcgtcttcgccgccatcatgctCTTCGCCATGCTCAACGCGACCCTGGGCCAGCTTTCCGGCCTGGCCTCGACGGTGCAGAGCGTCCACGCGTCCAGCAGACGCATACAGGCGTACCTGAGCTTGTCCGAGACCAAgattgccgccgccgacggcctggggCTGCTGCTCACGCCGACATCGACCACCCGGAGCTGGTCCCCGGACATGCCCATCCTCTCCCACGACGACTTGGAGGTGGGCTGGCCCGGCGCGGCCGCGCCGCTTATAAGAAACGGCTCCCTGTCCATCGGCCCCGGCGAGCTCACCGTCATCACGGGGGCCATGGGCTGCGGCAAATCGACCCTCctgctctctctctgcaGACACGTggagcgggcgaggaggcggcaCTCGAGCCGCCCGCAGATCGCCTACGTCGGCCAGAAGCCCGTCCTGGTCCGCGGCAGCATCCGCGACAACATCCTGTTCGGGAGGCCCTACGACGCGCAGCGGTACGCCCAGAGCGTCAGGGCCTGCTGCCTCCATGTCGACTTTGCGCGTctccgcgacggcgacggcaccctcatcgccggctcGTCGGCCTTGTCCGGCGGCCAGTGCGCGCGCATCTGCCTCGCCAGGGCGGCGTACTCGCGGGCCGACGTCTACCTGCTCGACGACCCCCTTGCGGCGCTGGACGTCCGGGTGGCAAGCCATATCACGCACCATCTACTGGGTCCCGGCGGGCTCCTCGATGGATCGACGAGGGTCGTCTGCACCTCTCACGCGTTGCTGGTACGCAAAGCCGACTCCTTGTACGAGATCGCAGGCGGCACGATACGGAACGCGTTGGGTAACAGCGGTCATGTCCACCTCGTCGATGGTGCCGAGGAGCCGACCAATGCTGCGTTGGAGGCCGATGTGGAGGAGGCGAACATCTCGGATACTCCCACATCTCTCACCAAGGTAGT ATGCCTCTTCTCCGGGTTGCCGAGGCTGAAGTCGTAG
- a CDS encoding Carboxypeptidase Y, with product MLVPLGALSLLAAEALLVRTADAIPTSEPSQWALVRDEPPELERPVRPVQRHLTEQNDTICDAGSRQWSGLVPLDAERDMFFWYFESRHQPQDAPLIIWLNGGPGASSLLGAFHEIGPCSVTEDGEKTVRSESSWTEFANMLFIDQPIGVGFSDPQDPSLWSKNLQESAIDLDKFLDVFLGEYFPSLQKRPIHFAGESFGGKYCPVYADLMRRRFDSVVLVNALVDYSDVSLGVYDHFCAAEPTDARRRGLNASTCEEMERGYSACEKFGRLCTATYDSDVCLTALLNCVEATEPYQREVVPGGQNPYDDRTKCIDPPMCGRLGMQEVRKYLNREEVQEALGFQPRTFEPVNMEFNANWSRQGDVFIPSTREIARLLDQKKTPILVLNGNNDAIVNTEGVLRTYESLLWSGHAAFRSRKLKPWYHGEAEDKNMSLGGTAKVVKNLALVTVDEAGHMSPHDQPLAVSRVMRAWIKDTDVSGSVVGLFD from the exons ATGCTCGTTCCACTTGGCGCGCTCTCGCTCCTGGCAGCCGAGGCACTGCTTGTTCGGACGGCAGACGCCATTCCCACCAGCGAGCCGTCGCAGTGGGCGCTGGTCCGGGATGAACCTCCTGAGCTCGAACGGCCTGTCCGACCGGTACAGCGACACCTCACCGAGCAGAATGATACCATTTGCGATGCCGGCTCCAGGCAATGGAGCGGCCTCGTGccgctcgacgccgagcggGACATGTTTTTCT GGTACTTTGAAAGCCGGCACCAGCCCCAAGATGCACCTCTCATCATCTGGCTCAACGG CGGCCCCGGCGCATCATCTCTCCTGGGTGCCTTCCATGAGATTGGTCCTTGTAGCGTCACAGAGGACGGTGAGAAGACGGTGAGATCCGAGTCCAGCTGGACGGAGTTCGCCAACATGCTGTTCATCGA TCAGCCCATCGGGGTCGGGTTCTCTGACCCGCAAGATCCGTCCCTCTGGTCCAAAAACCTCCAGGAGTCGGCCATCGACCTGGACAAGTTCCTGGATGTCTTCCTCGGCGAGTATTTCCCCTCTCTCCAGAAGAGACCGATCCACTTCGCCGGCGAGTCCTTCGGTGGCAAGTACTGCCCCGTCTACGCCGACCTCATGCGGCGAAGATTCGACTCCGTCGTCTTGGtcaacgccctcgtcgactaCTCGGACGTCTCTCTCGGCGTGTACGACCACTTCTGCGCCGCAGAGCCGACGGACgcacgccgccgcggcctgaACGCGTCCACCTGCGAGGAGATGGAGCGGGGCTACTCGGCGTGCGAGAAGTTCGGGAGGCTCTGTACCGCGACCTACGACTCGGATGTCTGCTTGACGGCCCTTTTGAACTGCGTGGAGGCCACGGAGCCGTACCAGCGCGAAGTCGTCCCCGGGGGGCAGAACCCTTACGACGACAGGACGAAGTGCATCGACCCCCCCATGTGTGGGCGTCTGG GGATGCAAGAGGTGAGGAAGTACCTCAACCGGGAAGAGGTCCAGGAGGCCTTGGGCTTCCAGCCGCGGACTTTCGAACCGGTCAACATGGAGTTCAACGCAAACTGGTCCCGGCAGGGTGACGTTTTCATTCCCTCGACACGCGAGATCGCCCGTCTGCTGGaccagaagaagacgccCATCCTGGTTTTGAACGGCAACAACGACGCCATCGT GAACACCGAGGGCGTCCTCAGGACGTACGAGTCGCTGCTCTGGAGCGGCCACGCGGCCTTCCGGTCCAGGAAACTCAAGCCTTGGTACCAcggggaggccgaggacaagAACATGTCGCTGGGGGGGACGGCCAAGGTGGTCAAGAACCTGGCCCTGGTGACCgtggacgaggccggccacATGTCCCCCCACGACCAGCCGCTGGCTGTCTCTCGCGTGATGAGAGCGTGGATAAAGGATACTGATGTGTCTGGCAGTGTTGTTGGACTTTTCGACTAG
- a CDS encoding Carboxypeptidase y codes for MLLDKPRMLAAAAATVTASLLLLPVVAAAAAASGYRTVNSTFGDYTIRYKSWTADDTKLCNGGSAHHAGWADMDDRHLFFCASPPQQPAYLQNPFTDE; via the coding sequence ATGCTTCTCGACAAGCCTCGCAtgttggccgccgccgccgccaccgtcaccgccagcctgttgttgttgcccgtcgtcgccgccgccgccgccgcttcaGGGTACAGGACTGTGAACTCGACCTTTGGGGATTACACCATTCGCTACAAGTCCTGGACGGCCGACGATACGAAGCTCTGCAACGGCGGCTCGGCTCATCATGCGGGCTGGGCCGACATGGACGACCGCCACCTCTTCTTCTGTGCTTCCCCACCACAGCAGCCGGCATATTTACAGAATCCATTTACTGACGAATAG
- a CDS encoding C6 zinc finger domain protein, with the protein MCKRVEAARWSALRDEDAARLRLAKGSARDRTPTRDRQNEDHRGEDHADENENARRILGCDFDGAADHTSPVAMLDRENASLRQIFEQQQQQQQQQQPLSFLGDEANDDAGYAARLSPSLPLGVFPFSRPPFEASNRFDFLSAVPETSRRMIPSLAPDTRDPLALWNACASEADAPSWEDMLDFPDPSSRAQTPPLGGGEEDTTTLSTVVRQRGAGMTEDSLLGTFERDVAPRIALQLLPFTDLFRASTGLRAAALALTTSYLRLCRTSDPEPTSTGTRPGPAATGVHCHYYYFAVADLAHQVEMCPGPDAAADALVCAAILLVYRDIAVGSHRDVCGHLRQLEALSAAVDDLASRCHPALLRAWRLFSFDMRLCSLVTRKSVAGPPPPPPPPQQMCAPWDSRLTIRDIFSSLWRLHGRAVIEASFSEPGGGGGGGGGGPAAARRQSASRRAVQWLCSVFGRRCDLRQWEQRDYHDETLSDDAIATQCRVFESRLDAWHRATARNDLPVPCLGAGAEGVVAWGGGGFGAVVPYDIPDRGAAIDYSLYLISRMTCLHLQSRYQARRDPKHASALDSDVLARVALGILLKAGPAWPTAALGEPNVLTLLYMTALVSEGAAVATAVLEGVLPRFGRDGGDMPAVERDEMLYMERLMEVVVRERHRGRSVRFAIDSYDEDHRRDATCSARQRRIAVFGDFGGRGHFRDVVYMGANACTDVT; encoded by the coding sequence ATGTGCAAGAgggtcgaggcggcgcggTGGTCGGCGCTGCGGGATGAAGACGCGGCCAGACTGCGCTTGGCCAAGGGGAGTGCACGGGATAGAACTCCAACGAGGGATCGTCAGAACGAGGACCACCGGGGCGAGGACCACGcagacgagaacgagaacgCAAGACGGATCCTCGGGTGCGACTttgacggcgccgcggaCCACACCTCACCCGTGGCCATGCTCGACCGGGAGAATGCCTCCTTGAGACAGATCTTcgagcaacaacaacaacaacaacaacaacaacaaccgcTGAGCTTCTTGGGCGACGAAgccaacgacgacgcggGTTACGCGGCGCGCTTGAGCCCCTCGCTGCCCCTGGGCGTGTTCCCTTTCTCCCGTCCGCCGTTCGAGGCCTCTAACCGGTTCGACTTCCTCTCAGCGGTGCCGGAGACGTCCCGACGCATGATCCCGTCGTTGGCGCCAGATACCCGAGACCCCCTTGCGTTATGGAACGCGTGTGCGTCCGAGGCAGACGCTCCGTCCTGGGAGGACATGCTCGACTTTCCCGACCCTTCTTCGCGTGCCCAGACGCCGCCCCTTgggggcggggaggaggataCCACCACACTGTCGACGGTAGTACGACAGCGCGGCGCGGGCATGACGGAGGATTCCCTGCTGGGAACCTTTGAAAGGGACGTCGCGCCGCGGATCGCCCTCCAGCTGCTGCCTTTTACCGACCTGTTCCGTGCCAGCACCGGCCTCCGGGCCGCCGCTCTGGCGCTGACGACCAGCTATCTCCGCCTGTGCCGGACCTCCGACCCGGAGCCAACATCCACAGGGACCCGGCCCGGCCCGGCGGCCACCGGCGTCCACTGCCACTACTACTacttcgccgtcgccgatcTCGCCCACCAGGTAGAGATGTGTCCCGgacccgacgccgccgccgacgccctcgtctgcgccgccatcctcctcgtctacCGCGACATCGCCGTCGGCTCGCACCGGGACGTCTGCGGCCACCTGCGCCAGCTGGAGgccctctccgccgccgtcgacgacctcgcgTCGCGCTGCCACCCGGCCCTCCTCCGCGCCTGGCGGCTGTTCTCGTTCGACATGAGGCTGTGCTCGCTGGTCACGCGCAAGTCCGTCGCCgggccgcccccgccgcccccgccgccgcagcagaTGTGCGCCCCGTGGGACAGCCGGCTGACGATCCGGGacatcttctcctccctctggCGACTTCACGGCCGGGCCGTCATTGaggcctccttctcggaacccggcggcggcggcggcggcggcggcggcggtcctgcggcggcgaggaggcagAGCGCGTCGAGGCGGGCCGTCCAGTGGCTCTGTTCCGTGTTCGGCCGGCGGTGCGACCTCCGCCAGTGGGAGCAGCGCGACTACCACGACGAGACCCTCTCGGACGATGCCATCGCGACGCAGTGCCGCGTGTTCGAGAGTAGGCTCGACGCGTGGCACCGCGCCACCGCGCGGAACGACCTCCCCGTGCCGTGTCTCGGggcgggcgccgagggcgtggTCGCCTGGGGGGGCGGTGGCTTTGGGGCCGTCGTCCCGTATGACATCCCCGACCGCGGCGCGGCCATCGACTACTCGCTGTACCTGATCTCCCGCATGACGTGTCTGCATCTCCAGTCGCGATACCAGGCCCGGCGGGATCCCAAGCACGCGTCCGCGTTGGACTCGGACGTCCTGGCGAGGGTCGCGCTCGGCATCCTGCTGAAGGCCGGGCCGGCgtggccaacggcggcgttggGCGAGCCGAACGTCCTGACGCTGCTCTACATGACCGCGCTGGTGTccgaaggcgccgccgtcgccacggCGGTGCTCGAGGGCGTGCTCCCCCGGTTCGGCAGGGATGGGGGGGACATGCCGGCGGTGGAGCGGGACGAGATGCTGTACATGGAGCGGCTCATGGAGGTGGTCGTCAGGGAGAGGCACCGCGGCCGGTCGGTCCGTTTCGCCATCGACAGCTACGACGAGGACCACAGGAGGGACGCGACGTGTTCGGCGCGCCAGCGGAGGATCGCCGTCTTTGGCGACTTtggcggacgaggccattTCCGGGACGTTGTGTACATGGGTGCGAATGCTTGTACGGATGTTACATGA
- a CDS encoding Carboxypeptidase y, with protein MLFENGPCLMDGPNATRFNPNSWTEHFNVVYLDQPAGVGFSYVDNRTGGKPPAMPSRTPASSLDSVAFIRLLYEAFPPLASVNLHLSGESFAGRYVPTLAASILEYNSFFDHTPDARGAVIPLRSILVGNPWIDPAVQAPSMHEVSCFDGWRGGYPRHLEEDDCKALGGALPRCEKLLRACEQGGAASPLCAMAVDACGADYLEVFQKATRSVYDRRRRHCPGPGNCYPDVADPVRYLNSPAVLDGELEVALRTRGAKTRWEMEDWPTFQRFSASGDFVAPTTAALRALLEYSRDSSNRAGGASPRPLDVLLYVGVTDIICNPDGVLEALRGIEWEGKASFRGTPWAELPWEALSGGRAGRVKSVPGLWLAEVEEAGHMVPYDQPVSSLKLVKHWLDHLDGRDGKGRRPVSEAAGFSQDQSGQSVLEDDRGVDEL; from the exons ATGTTGTTCGAGAACGGCCCGTGTCTGATGGACGGACCCAACGCCACCAGGTTCAACCCGAACTCCTGGACAGAGCACTTCAACGTCGTGTACCTGGACCAGCCGGCCGGCGTGGGCTTCTCCTACGTCGACAACAGGACCGGCGGGAAGCCGCCGGCCATGCCGTCCCgcacgccggcgtcgtctcTGGACTCCGTCGCCTTCATCCGGCTGCtgtacgaggccttccccCCGCTCGCGTCCGTCAACCTCCACCTGTCCGGAGAGTCGTTTGCCGGGCGCTACGTCCCCACGCTCGCCGCCAGCATCCTCGAGTACAACTCCTTCTTCGACCACACGCCGGACgcccgcggcgccgtcatcccCCTGCGGTCCATCCTGGTCGGGAACCCGTGgatcgacccggccgtccAGGCGCCCTCCATGCACGAAGTCAGCTGCTTCGACGGCTGGCGGGGCGGGTATCCCCGGcacctcgaggaggacgactgCAAGGCCCTCGGAGGAGCCCTGCCGCGGTGCGAGAAGCTGCTGCGGGCCTGCgagcagggcggcgccgcgtcGCCCCTGTGCgccatggccgtcgacgcgTGCGGGGCCGACTACCTGGAGGTCTTCCAGAAGGCCACGCGCAGCGTCTACGAcaggcggcgccggcactGCCCGGGACCGGGGAACTGCTACCCGGACGTCGCGGACCCCGTCCGGTACCTCAACTCGCCGGCGGTCCtggacggcgagctcgaggtcgcgCTGCGGACGCGGGGCGCCAAAACCAggtgggagatggaggacTGGCCCACGTTCCAGAGGTTCTCGGCATCGGGCGACTTCGtcgcgccgacgacggccgcgcTCCGTGCGCTGCTGGAGTATTCTCGCGATAGTAGCAACAGGGCCGGCGGCGCATCTCCGAGGCCGCTCGACGTGCTCTTGTACGTCGGGGTGACGGACATCATCTGCAAccccgacggcgtcctcgaggcgctcCGGGGCATCGAGTGGGAGGGCAAGGCGTCCTTCCGAGGCACACCGTGGGCAGAACTGCCGTGGGAGGCGTTGTCTGGTGGACGGGCCGGCCGGGTCAAGTCGGTTCCCGGCCTTTGGTTGGCAGAGGTTGAAGAAGCCGGTCACATG GTCCCGTATGACCAGCCGGTGTCCTCGCTGAAACTCGTCAAACACTGGCTCGATCACCTCGACGGGCGGGACGGAAAGGGACGACGGCCTGTTTCCGAGGCCGCGGGCTTCTCACAGGATCAGTCTGGCCAATCTGTGTTGGAGGACGACAGGGGCGTTGATGAGCTGTGA